One Parasphingorhabdus cellanae genomic region harbors:
- a CDS encoding alpha/beta fold hydrolase, translating to MTLNSSWDFSSFDGVKLKIHEIGQGKPVILLHGLFSNAETNWIKFGHAGSLAEAGFRVIMPDLRAHGQSEAPHDADAYPDDVLIKDALALIDHLDLPEYDLGGFSLGARTTAKLLTTDITPGKAILAGMGLEGLAGWDRRQGFFLEAIELRDTAKRGDPHWMAIQFMKSQKIDTVAAAHLLKTFSDMQPKAIETITTPTLVLCGSEDRDNGDPDALADLLPNGHHIAVPGTHMSSVTKPEMAQEMLRFLSGEI from the coding sequence ATGACGCTTAATTCGAGCTGGGACTTCTCCTCCTTTGACGGGGTGAAACTGAAAATACATGAAATCGGACAGGGAAAGCCTGTCATCCTGCTCCACGGGCTTTTCTCCAATGCAGAGACCAACTGGATCAAGTTCGGTCATGCCGGAAGCCTAGCGGAGGCGGGTTTCCGGGTGATCATGCCTGACCTGCGCGCCCATGGCCAAAGCGAGGCACCGCATGATGCCGACGCTTATCCGGACGATGTGCTGATCAAGGATGCCTTGGCGCTCATCGATCATCTCGATCTCCCGGAATATGATCTGGGCGGTTTCTCGCTGGGTGCTCGGACAACCGCGAAACTGCTCACCACCGACATTACGCCGGGAAAAGCCATCCTTGCGGGCATGGGCTTGGAAGGCTTGGCGGGATGGGATAGGCGGCAGGGCTTTTTCCTGGAGGCCATCGAACTGCGCGACACGGCAAAGCGCGGTGATCCGCACTGGATGGCGATCCAGTTCATGAAAAGCCAGAAAATCGATACCGTCGCTGCTGCACATTTGCTCAAGACATTTTCGGATATGCAGCCAAAGGCGATCGAGACAATCACAACGCCGACATTGGTTCTTTGCGGATCGGAAGATCGCGACAATGGCGATCCCGACGCGCTGGCGGACCTGTTACCGAATGGACATCATATCGCGGTGCCCGGCACGCATATGAGCAGTGTTACAAAACCGGAAATGGCACAGGAGATGCTGCGGTTTTTGAGCGGGGAAATATAG
- a CDS encoding GFA family protein, whose product MAQTKSGGCQCGAVRYQAEVEPDEAYLCHCRMCQRATGGVSIAFVSLKKTDRQWSKGKPDYFKSSPIARRPYCRKCGTPLGFEFEDGEYCDLTIGSFDDPSDFKPKHHFGVESLHEAWIDTSGLPRKRADDYKPLVDRWMNATGKIPD is encoded by the coding sequence ATGGCACAAACTAAGAGCGGCGGTTGTCAATGCGGTGCTGTCCGTTATCAGGCCGAAGTGGAACCGGATGAAGCGTATCTGTGCCATTGCCGGATGTGTCAGAGAGCGACTGGCGGAGTATCCATAGCGTTTGTCAGTCTAAAAAAAACGGACAGACAATGGAGTAAAGGTAAACCGGATTATTTCAAAAGCTCACCCATCGCTCGGCGGCCCTATTGTCGAAAATGCGGAACGCCTCTGGGTTTCGAATTTGAGGACGGGGAATATTGCGATCTGACCATAGGGTCTTTCGATGACCCTTCGGACTTTAAACCGAAACATCATTTCGGCGTCGAGAGTCTTCACGAAGCATGGATCGACACATCAGGTCTGCCCCGCAAGCGCGCTGATGATTATAAACCACTCGTTGATCGTTGGATGAACGCAACCGGAAAGATACCTGACTGA
- a CDS encoding GFA family protein codes for MTDTYAGGCQCGAVRYRLSGSIPPAYACHCGECKKQSASAFSMSIPLAYDALTVTGTPKVLETVAHSGKPKYNYFCGDCGTRLWHSGSNPPTAITLKVGTLDHSGDIAPVGHLWVSKKQAGIMLDPKTDQYQTQPDDVLAWRNNLGQR; via the coding sequence ATGACTGATACCTATGCCGGAGGCTGCCAATGCGGTGCGGTGCGCTATCGGCTCAGCGGTTCGATACCGCCCGCTTATGCCTGCCATTGCGGGGAGTGCAAGAAGCAGAGCGCAAGCGCCTTTTCAATGTCCATTCCCTTGGCCTATGATGCTTTGACGGTGACCGGCACGCCGAAAGTTTTGGAAACCGTCGCACATAGCGGGAAACCGAAATATAACTATTTCTGCGGCGATTGCGGCACGCGGCTGTGGCATAGCGGGAGCAATCCACCGACGGCGATAACGCTGAAGGTCGGGACCTTGGATCACTCGGGAGACATCGCACCCGTCGGCCATTTATGGGTTTCCAAAAAGCAGGCTGGCATCATGCTCGACCCGAAAACCGATCAATATCAGACACAGCCGGACGATGTACTCGCCTGGCGCAATAATTTGGGGCAGCGGTAA